In the Malaya genurostris strain Urasoe2022 chromosome 1, Malgen_1.1, whole genome shotgun sequence genome, one interval contains:
- the LOC131427438 gene encoding POU domain, class 3, transcription factor 3-A-like gives MVTISNRAVTDDENNVKLATVSPSASTMVANLPPSASAAISAAAVAVAATGTLASMKQLSHGQTGNHRNVNGSNMLPQQPQQQQFHHHTPSLSHSLIQPPPQQQTGPMPLSTMGGPTQHHAPPQGQLSSSFHHLPSGVSSAAASANSGPAPGGSNYHHHHHHHHQAAAMLTLAVSNPSSALPHQHHQQNINLNVNHHVISAPIVVDFSNMTVNCVQLGQENQQHHPPPQSTPLIGANNGAVPVGPVGSVMPPGVGRLK, from the coding sequence ATGGTTACTATCAGCAACCGAGCAGTAACTGACGACGAAAACAACGTTAAGCTAGCCACTGTATCACCATCCGCGTCCACGATGGTAGCTAATTTACCACCGTCGGCATCGGCAGCAATCTCTGCTGCAGCGGTTGCCGTGGCAGCCACAGGTACTTTAGCTAGTATGAAACAACTGTCGCACGGCCAGACAGGCAATCACAGAAACGTCAACGGCAGTAATATGTTGCCTCAACAACCTCAACAGCAACAATTTCATCATCATACACCCTCATTGTCCCATTCATTAATTCAACCTCCTCCCCAACAACAAACCGGCCCAATGCCACTCTCTACAATGGGAGGACCTACTCAACATCATGCTCCTCCACAAGGACAGTTGTCTTCGTCCTTCCATCATTTGCCGTCAGGGGTTTCATCGGCTGCAGCCTCCGCCAATAGTGGTCCCGCACCAGGGGGTTctaattatcatcatcatcaccaccaccaccatcaggCAGCAGCGATGCTTACACTCGCGGTCAGTAATCCGTCTAGTGCGCTGCCGCACCAGCACCATCAGCAGAATATCAATCTTAACGTGAATCATCACGTGATCTCCGCACCAATCGTGGTGGACTTTTCCAACATGACCGTCAACTGTGTTCAGTTAGGACAGGAAAACCAACAGCATCATCCACCGCCACAGTCTACGCCGTTAATAGGAGCAAATAACGGTGCCGTTCCGGTAGGACCGGTCGGATCGGTGATGCCCCCTGGCGTTGGCAGGCTGAAGTAG